The following are encoded together in the Penicillium digitatum chromosome 3, complete sequence genome:
- a CDS encoding Retrovirus-related Pol polyprotein from transposon TNT 1-94: MALKENNKAYIRVIQEEHTRPSRPDFLDITEEAIRQLAIIKVGGNADLVTDLVIRELAKERQHENTRLRADWQKEMDKWDTCNTRAEIECGIGIKVRTTLIDLEQCFFEAAYVVLGIVTFVLEGTKDFKSLEIGLPGWSTVFSLEDLIGDKISIPTNLDDSKLSYSFFCDIKEVRPGRTSMFLLNDTNFGYTVKRVHGDDATEHKPLATYLASKGTVWDPTPPYTKQLNGVAEIKNRHLVEPLVAVMTECQLPKYLWGLLLGEKRNTKLDPHMEEARLIAYDEGDNYVLYNVRTKKIERSRNVIFNENPTPATLPDPAYDLNITGPSTQAQDQGSSIITDRHDPVDFLNEYDYCTVPTQYYDNTGFGNKKQIQPRPSSPYRYRFSTPPPPTVEDDHEEHLDMPTNLPLDHIHPFILEEQAPVILPDPDTFVLPNDDEMAGSFGRYGGTTGGHWCPL; this comes from the exons ATGGCTTTGAAGGAGAACAATAAGGCATACATTCGTGTCATTCAAGAGGAACATACTCGTCCTTCCCGGCCTGACTTCCTTGATATCACAGAAGAAGCTATACGACAGCTTGCTATCATCAAGGTTGGTGGGAATGCTGATCTTGTCACCGATCTAGTCATTCGTGAACTAGCAAAGGAACGTCAGCATGAAAACACTCGGCTACGCGCCGACTGGCAAAAGGAGATGGACAAGTGGGATACATGCAATACCCGTGCAGAAATTGAGTGTGGTATTGGCATCAAGGTTCGAACCACGTTGATAGATCTCGAACAGTGCTTCTTTGAAGCGGCGTACGTAGTCCTGGGGATTGTTACCTTTGTATTGGAGGGAACAAAGGATTTCAAATCGCTTGAAATTGGTTTGCCAGGATGGAGTACCGTATTCAGCTTGGAGGATCTT ATCGGTGACAAGATCAGCATTCCCACCAACCTTGATGATAGCAAGCTGTCGTATAGCTTCTTCTGTGATATCAAGGAAGTCAGGCCGGGAAGGACGAGTATGTTCCTCTTGAATGACACGAAT TTTGGATATACTGTGAAGAGAGTTCATGGCGACGATGCCACAGAGCATAAGCCACTAGCTacttaccttgctagcaagggaacggttTGGGATCCAACACCACCGTACACCAAGCAGCTAAATGGTGTCGCCGAAATCAAAAACCGTCATCTTGTGGAGCCATTGGTAGCTGTTATGACTGAGTGCCAGTTACCAAAGTACCTCTGGGGATTACTCCTTGGTG agaagcgaaacACCAAGCTTGATCCTCACATGGAAGAAGCAAGGTTGATCGCttacgacgaaggagacaactatgtaCTGTACAATGTACGAACCAAGAAAATTGAGCGCTCTAGGaatgtcattttcaatgagaatcctaCACCAGCAACACTTCCTGATCCAGCCTATGATCTCAATATCACAGGGCCAAGCACTCAAGCACAGGATCAAGGTTCTTCAATCATAACTGATCGTCACGATCCAGTCGATTTTCTTAATGAATATGACTACTGCACGGTGCCTACACAGTACTATGACAATACAGGTTTCGGTAACAAGAAACAGATTCAACCCCGTCCTTCCTCTCCCTACCGATACCGTTTCAGTactccgccgccgccgacggttgaagatgatcatGAAGAACATCTTGACATGCCTACGAACCTTCCTCTCGATCACATCCATCCTTTCATTCTCGAAGAACAAGCTCCGGTGATCCTTCCAGATCCTGATACATTTGTGTTACCAaacgatgatgaaatggcgggtAGTTTTGGAAGGTATGGAGGCACAACGGGAGGAcactggtgcccactttga
- a CDS encoding Fungal transcriptional regulatory protein, N-terminal, whose translation MSPTEKQKDLSHRHRSFKGCWTCKKRRIQCDELRPTCQKCNDRGLTCEGYEIRLRWGTGIASRGKYSGAEKPVKESTPPRSKRRCDMRVKEDKYSLGDGNDQPDLVSQTATIKDQDRQSVAERATVNILNSPWEPGSPRSSAINRHFEIPASSATLPIPTMYDRGIDASGQYAQKAGRRSILA comes from the exons ATGTCTCCGACCGAGAAGCAAAAAGACCTCTCCCACCGTCATCGTTCGTTCAAGGGATGCTGGACCTGCAAGAAAAGGAGGATCCAGTGCGATGAACTACGCCCGACCTGCCAAAAGTGCAATGACCGGGGTCTCACTTGCGAAGGATATGAGATTAGATTGCGCTGGGGAACTGGGATCGCGTCCCGGGGGAAATACTCGGGTGCCGAGAAGCCCGTGAAAGAGTCTACCCCCCCACGGTCGAAACGACGATGCGATATGCGAGTTAAGGAGGACAAATATTCTTTAGGCGACGGAAATGACCAGCCTGATCTAGTCTCTCAAACTGCTACGATAAAAG ATCAAGATCGTCAATCAGTTGCCGAACGAGCAACAGTCAATATACTCAACTCACCATGGGAACCGGGTTCTCCACGGAGCTCGGCTATCAACAGGCATTTTGAGATACCGGCATCCTCGGCCACTTTACCCATACCTACTATGTATGACCGGGGTATAGATGCGTCAGGTCAATATGCCCAGAAAGCGGGCCGACGGAGTATTTTGGCTTGA
- a CDS encoding Galactose oxidase/kelch, beta-propeller produces MAVCSTFSTQINVSMCSWQGLRVNILRDTIYFDGGEIWYQKGYDDGCVELQADNNLEATIYYLNLKTSFNTTSDFMDLLNNLSVAGGATSIAPNYVEGTIFSNDNEFYLYGGMLRNTDSFDPPPANQVLSYAAYQYGAYRSSWAPGWNQEYLSTNVTRYITNGAAASAPRENLGFYFSGMRAPDWGDFNLNQLQSNQTADTLITLDMSSMSNGKWKNSTLPSYVPARSNAELVWVPVSESGVLVAIGGVVEPIQFFRNRKSNLTRTEESKRISPTFMETVSVFDVGSGTWYLQNTTGDIPPQLTEFCSVLASAADESSHNIYIYGGYDGLNYNANPSDDVYILSLPSFKWAKAYSGTSTHSRSGHQCIKVYPDQMLAIGGQHVDSTQCLEGGIIVNFNLNTLTFEDSYDPTNWSEYKVPDAVTKLIGGNSDGGATITAPKSWTNGSLAGVFDRNYNKTIETFWPYSSTSSNTSASTSRDHKGASGFPSWAGGVIGAVLGLLAIAILVGLLFYRRSPRQRKSAAVTTEAVETEPKNRPPEWMYASGPVSPGPGPASTSTGLNTAETVQTAQTTSTYPSTTQPSITQVSTVPDSLVSPVTPATVESGGDALYEMQGRSIAGFILPLLASGYCRGLALTFT; encoded by the exons ATGGCCGTTTGTAGCACATTTTCAACCCAAATTAATGTTTCTATGTGCAGCTGGCAAGGCCTACGTG TCAATATCCTGCGCGATACAATCTACTTCGACGGTGGGGAGATATGGTACCAGAA AGGATACGATGACGGTTGCGTTGAACTACAGGCAGATAACA ATTTGGAAGCCACCATCTATTACCTGAACCTCAAAACTTCCTTCAACACTACATCAGACTTCATGGATCTCTTAAACAACCTGTCCGTTGCCGGGGGGGCTACTAGCATAGCTCCGAACTACGTTGAAGGAACGATATTTTCCAATGACAACGAGTTCTATCTCTATGG AGGGATGCTTCGGAATACGGATAGTTTCGATCCTCCGCCTGCTAATCAAGTCCTGTCATACGCTGCGTACCAGTATGGCGCCTATAGAAGCTCATGGGCACCCGGTTGGAACCAAGAATACCTTTCCACGAATGTCACACGATACATTACCAATGGTGCTGCCGCATCAGCTCCAAGAGAGAACTTGGGCTTTTACTTTAGTGGAATGCGCGCACCGGACTGGGGCGACTTCAATTTAAACCAGCTTCAATCCAACCAAACGGCCGACACGCTGATCACGCTAGACATGTCGTCGATGAGCAatggaaaatggaaaaaCAGTACACTGCCAAGCTATGTTCCTGCCCGTTCCAACGCGGAACTGGTATGGGTCCCTGTATCCGAGTCCGGAGTTTTAGTCGCCATCGGCGGAGTGGTGGAACCCATTCAGTTTTTCCGGAATAGAAAATCAAACTTAACACGAACAGAAGAGAGCAAAAGGATTAGCCCGACGTTCATGGAGACGGTCTCCGTCTTTGATGTCGGAAGTGGAACCTGGTATCTCCAAAACACGACGGGTGATATACCGCCACAGTTAACGGAGTTCTGCTCTGTGCTTGCTAGTGCGGCTGACGAGTCATCGCATAATATATACATCTATGGAGGATACGATGGTCTCAACTATAACGCCAATCCATCGGACGACGTGTATATACTGTCTCTGCCTTCTTTCAAGTGGGCGAAGGCATACAGTGGTACAAGCACACACAGTCGCAGCGGTCACCAATGCATTAAGGTATATCCTGATCAGATGCTGGCGATCGGAGGGCAGCATGTCGATTCAACTCAGTGCCTGGAGGGTGGTATCATTGTCAACTTCAATCTCAACACCCTGACGTTTGAGGACAGCTATGACCCCACAAATTGGAGCGAGTATAAAGTGCCAGATGCGGTGACGAAATTGATAGGTGGCAA CTCGGATGGAGGTGCAACCATAACCGCCCCAAAATCATGGACTAACGGCTCTCTGGCGGGAGTGTTCGACAGAAATTATAATAAGACTATCGAGACCTTTTGGCCGTACAGTAGCACCAGCAGCAATACCAGTGCCAGTACCTCCAGAGATCACAAAGGGGCCAGCGGATTCCCCAGCTGGGCTGGTGGAGTAATCGGTGCTGTTTTGGGTCTGCTCGCCATTGCAATCCTTGTCGGACTCTTGTTTTATCGCCGAAGTCCCCGTCAACGCAAGTCTGCGGCAGTTACAACCGAGGCTGTAGAGACTGAGCCCAAAAACCGCCCTCCAGAATGGATGTATGCGAGCGGCCCAGTCTCCCCTGGACCAGGGCCAGCATCTACATCAACGGGCCTGAATACGGCGGAGACGGTGCAGACTGCGCAGACCACGTCAACATATCCGTCAACAACCCAGCCATCGATAACACAAGTTTCAACTGTGCCAGATTCCCTCGTCTCTCCCGTGACCCCTGCCACGGTGGAATCAGGAGGAGATGCGCTATATGAGATGCAAGGCAGGTCAATCGCTGGCTTTATTTTACCCTTACTAGCAAGTGGATACTGCAGAGGACTAGCCCTGACTTTCACATAG
- a CDS encoding Viral attachment protein, fiber shaft, producing the protein MKDAVWLSLLVIVFGLVTSSYSSLIKRLPALSAEREDGSIAIVRVGVTLWLGDGESCTAETITGTSTQTANISPGVTTFTITEVTTKGIIGCHYAPTLSAVADVGIGPATAAKAAIALPANGQVKTVTDYTTETFTSCTCTDDSITTTTTSSVFVTTTSSVLVMTTSVPVTTTFKTATNTSSVPTTTTPTMPTMTTSVTPIMSTSSMPEIASLSVSTTTTSTVPKIASSGVLATTTPTLTGTTTPTTSTTISDLTTTLPGNTTPSTTKVKTPTTSSSVGVTTVPMSTASMATGGSTVTIPNTTINLLGTTLPRTTITTIITEPTNFTVSNSSSILPGSTRTPTITGPGSPGTVGYSTTIINTVTIPSSQTAQAISPSTTATVSGPDASSTQSSGSATTVSASVCSSLISNPSYTPTATLPDDYTWGCAPGYLCKPRHTGNRSECNIEAGLPNPGYICAPSDCIVAPSLDAHSSWQYDISNNYYNLNPEDFGLNYSIFQFTDDPIAANNKRDMSLWDFGVAQKVKTVDITNIPAVCYNDCNDAAHEPQLLGKTSELCKSDSAFMENLESCNECITNNAESGSDQFSSKMLPTFAQWLNFCSDLATSTTTQSATSTKVDTAAIRIQTITTTSTEVSIAAAITSTQALQASSTEASSTSTEPTSTEPTSTEPTSTEPTSTEPTSTEASSTEATNAETTNAETTST; encoded by the exons ATGAAGGACGCGGTTTGGTTGTCACTGTTGGTGATTGTCTTCGGTTTGGTGACATCAAGCTATAGCAGTCTAATCAAGAGACTACCCGCACTGTCGGCAGAGCGAGAAGATGGATCAATAGCCATAGTAAGAGTCGGGGTTACACTTTGGCTCGGTGATGGTGAGTCGTGCACTGCTGAAACTATCACCGGCACTTCTACGCAGACTGCAAATATTTCTCCAGGGGTCACTACGTTTACCATCACCGAGGTCACTACTAAGGGTATTATTGGTTGTCACTATGCCCCGACGCTGAGCGCAGTCGCCGATGTTGGCATTGGACCAGCGACTGCTGCAAAAGCCGCTATAGCACTGCCGGCAAATGGACAAGTCAAAACGGTCACAGACTACACAACGGAGACGTTTACATCGTGCACATGCACAGATGACTCGATTACCACGACGACCACCTCGAGCGTGTTTGTGACAACTACCTCCAGTGTGCTTGTGATGACCACGAGCGTACCTGTGACAACCACCTTTAAAACTGCCACAAATACCTCTAGTGTGCCTACAACGACCACCCCGACTATGCCTACGATGACTACCTCGGTCACACCTATTATGTCTACCTCGAGTATGCCTGAGATAGCCAGCTTAAGTGTATCTACAACGACTACCTCGACTGTGCCTAAGATAGCTAGCTCGGGTGTACTTGCAACGACCACCCCGACCTTAACTGGAACAACTACACCAACAACTTCGACCACGATTAGTGATCTGACTACCACTCTTCCAGGGAATACAACCCCATCAACAACTAAAGTGAAAACCCCAACCACTTCCAGCTCTGTGGGTGTTACCACTGTTCCAATGTCGACAGCGTCAATGGCCACAGGTGGCTCAACTGTTACTATCCCAAATACCACCATCAACCTACTGGGAACAACACTTCCACGGACAACCATCACAACAATTATAACTGAGCCTACCAACTTCACTGTATCGAATAGCAGTAGCATTTTACCCGGCTCAACCCGTACCCCAACTATCACGGGTCCTGGAAGTCCAGGAACTGTCGGTTATTCAACAACCATTATCAACACTGTCACTATCCCAA GTTCACAAACAGCCCAAGCGATCAGTCCATCTACTACCGCCACAGTTAGCGGGCCTGATGCCTCTTCGACCCAGAGCTCTGGCAGTGCTACGACAGTATCCGCATCTGTATGCTCCAGCCTTATCAGCAACCCTTCCTACACACCCACCGCCACTTTGCCAGATGACTATACCTGGGGATGTGCACCCGGGTATCTCTGCAAGCCACGTCATACGGGCAATCGCTCGGAATGCAACATTGAAGCAGGGCTGCCCAACCCCGGATATATCTGCGCCCCTTCAGACTGTATTGTAGCCCCATCTTTGGACGCCCATTCCTCTTGGCAGTACGATATCTCGAACAATTATTACAATCTCAACCCGGAGGACTTTGGCCTCAACTATTctatcttccagttcacaGACGACCCAATTGCAGCCAATAATAAGCGCGACATGTCCTTGTGGGACTTCGGTGTTGCCCAGAAGGTCAAAACAGTCGACATAACAAACATTCCTGCTGTTTGTTACAATGATTGTAACGATGCTGCACATGAGCCGCAGCTGCTTGGAAAGACATCTGAACTTTGCAAGAGTGACTCGGCGTTCATGGAAAATTTGGAAAGTTGCAATGAATGTATCACCAACAACGCTGAATCTGGCTCCGATCAGTTTTCATCAAAAATGTTGCCGACGTTTGCACAGTGGCTGAATTTCTGCTCCGATCTGGCCACTTCCACAACAACGCAAAGTGCCACCAGCACCAAAGTGGATACCGCGGCGATAAGAATTCAGACCATAACTACCACCAGCACGGAAGTATCGATAGCAGCCGCAATCACTAGCACTCAGGCGCTTCAGGCTAGCAGCACTGAAGCtagcagcaccagcaccgaaCCCACCAGCACCGAGCCCACCAGCACCGAGCCCACCAGCACCGAGCCCACCAGCACCGAGCCCACCAGCACTGAAGCTAGCAGCACCGAAGCTACTAACGCTGAAACGACAAATGCTGAGACTACGAGCA CCTAA
- a CDS encoding Peptidase, putative has product MAQQSLSEILASATSETIASHLSQLGAYEIQTNIGGYGLVGILKNGAGKTILLRADIDALPVKELTGLPYASSVTMSDADGNERPVMHACGHDMHITCLLAAAEVLARIQSAWSGTLIVLFQPNEERGGGAQAMVDDGLYSKIPMPDYIFGQHVMRMRAGSVGSRPGTIMAAADSMKITLFGRGGHGSQPHQTVDPVLLAAHVVVRLQSIVSREVDPTDLAVVTVGSLQAGQTENIIADRAEIGVDFRTVKLETRERIISAIRRIVEAECLASGSPKPPVFTPTRRFPPTDNDKQVASKLAASFRDHFEDFDAETPRTNVSEDFSTLGTSQGLPCSFWFIGGIDPELWDKGQRNEISTDEIPGNHSALFAPVIQPTMRTGVDALCLAALTFLKK; this is encoded by the exons ATGGCTCAACAAAGCTTGTCGGAAATTTTAGCCAGC GCCACTTCTGAAACAATTGCCTCCCATTTGTCCCAGCTCGGAGCCTACGAGATCCAGACAAACATCGGTGGTTATGGTCTCGTAGGCATCCTCAAGAACGGAGCTGGAAAGACAATCCTTCTTCGGGCCGACATAGACGCGCTTCCAGTCAAGGAACTTACCGGCCTCCCGTACGCGAGTTCAGTGACGATGTCTGATGCCGACGGCAATGAAAGACCAGTAATGCATGCATGTGGCCATGATATGCACATAACATGCCTTCTAGCAGCGGCTGAAGTCCTAGCCCGTATACAGAGTGCGTGGAGCGGGACTTTAATCGTACTCTTCCAGCCGAACGAAGAGCGGGGCGGAGGTGCTCAGGCTATGGTGGACGATGGACTTTACTCAAAGATTCCCATGCCTGATTACATCTTTGGACAGCATGTCATGCGAATGCGGGCTGGAAGCGTTGGTTCCCGACCTGGAACGATCATGGCTGCTGCCGATAGCATGAAGATCACTCTTTTCGGCCGCGGTGGTCATGGGTCACAGCCACATCAGACGGTAGACCCCGTGCTCCTTGCTGCGCATGTTGTTGTTAGACTCCAGAGCATTGTGAGTAGGGAGGTGGACCCGACTGATCTTGCTGTTGTGACGGTCGGGAGCTTGCAGGCAGGGCAGACAGAAAATATCATTGCAGACCGGGCAGAAATTGGTGTTGACTTTAGAACTGTCAAGTTGGAGACTCGGGAGAGAATCATCTCTGCTATCCGGCGCATCGTTGAGGCCGAGTGTCTTGCTAGTGGATCGCCGAAACCTCCGGTGTTCACACCAACGAGGCGGTTTCCACCCACCGACAACGATAAACAAGTGGCCTCCAAACTGGCTGCATCCTTTAGAGACCACTTCGAGGACTTTGATGCTGAAACGCCAAGGACCAATGTTAGCGAGGATTTTTCTACGTTGGGTACTTCTCAGGGACTTCCTTGCTCCTTTTGGTTCATTGGAGGAATTGACCCAGAGCTCTGGGATAAGGGCCAGAGAAATGAAATTTCCACGGACGAGATCCCTGGAAATCACTCGGCTTTGTTTGCGCCAGTGATCCAGCCAACGATGAGAACTGGGGTGGATGCGTTGTGCCTCGCGGCTTTGACATTTTTGAAAAAGTAG
- a CDS encoding 2-haloalkanoic acid dehalogenase, putative: MIYPRKHAVFDVVGTCVSFDVFLDTIEEVLGPRLRAHQLSAKIFGFAWMQSSELESLMLHMSKRKVPYKDVFKALFYRVLYMSGIQDPRSFATDEERDICQEAYSRLELRPECRTMMERLRKNGFTIWCLTTGDTERVGGYFKRAGFEIPAENLVSCHQFMKYESALESPLAMVKPSMGSYQPMLDKFAAEDQKWFVAAHMWDVSAAVKAGFRGAYCSIYEKESCIEIFDTKMDVMADSLLEMADKMILAS, translated from the exons ATGATCTACCCCAGAAAGCACGCCGTTTTCGATGTGGTCGGCACCTGCGTTTCATTCGACGTCTTTCTCGACACCATTGAGGAAGTTCTCGGTCCACGACTGCGAGCACATCAACTGTCTGCCAAAATTTTCGGTTTTGCATGGATGCAATCCTCCGAGCTCGAGTCTCTAATGCTGCACATGTCCAAGCGGAAGGTACCATACAAAGATGTTTTTAAGGCGCTCTTTTACCGCGTCCTCTATATGTCCGGGATCCAAGACCCGAGATCGTTCGCCACCGACGAGGAGAGAGACATCTGTCAGGAAGCATATTCGAGGCTAGAGCTTCGCCCAGAATGCCGCACCATGATGGAGAGATTGCGGAAGAATGGTTTCACCATCTGGTGCTTGACCACGGGCGACACAGAACGAGTCGGAGGCTACTTTAAGCGCGCCGGTTTTGAAATTCCCGCCGAGAACCTTGTCAGTTGTCATCAGTTCATGAAATATGAGTCTGCATTAGAATCCCCTCTTGCTATGGTCAAACCTTCAATGGGGTCCTACCAGCCCATGCTGGATAAGTTCGCTGCCGAGGATCAAAAGTGGTTTGTGGCGGCACACATGTGGGATGTGAGCGCAGCTGTTAAAGCCGG CTTCCGTGGCGCTTACTGCTCGATATATGAGAAGGAGTCGTGTATTGAGATCTTTGATACTAAGATGGATGTTATGGCCGACAGTCTGCTCGAGATGGCCGACAAGATGATTCTGGCATCTTGA
- a CDS encoding Amino acid permease, putative: MYTIKTVLGDEDSPDAKHEFKKDVKTTIQDPESPTQPGEEYVGYFEETSTVRQGLHQRHIQMIALAGTIGTGLFLSSGRAISRSGPLGALLGYLVMGCVAGTVTLAVGEMGTLVPLNGGIVRYAEYFVDPALAFANGYNVVYSYLVSIPAEIVAAAVLVQFWSDLNSAIWVTIFGLLMVCTALVFVRVYGELEFAFSMMKILLIIGVNIMVTLSFHFYTICGLS, translated from the coding sequence ATGTACACGATCAAGACCGTCCTTGGAGACGAGGACTCCCCCGACGCCAAACATGAATTCAAGAAAGATGTCAAGACCACAATACAAGACCCAGAGTCCCCTACTCAACCAGGAGAGGAATACGTTGGATACTTCGAAGAAACTTCGACTGTGAGGCAAGGCCTTCATCAAAGACACATTCAAATGATCGCTTTGGCCGGCACTATCGGAACAGGCCTCTTTCTTAGTTCTGGTCGAGCGATTTCGCGTTCTGGTCCCCTGGGTGCTCTCCTGGGTTACCTGGTCATGGGCTGCGTTGCCGGTACCGTGACCCTTGCAGTGGGCGAGATGGGCACACTTGTTCCGTTGAACGGCGGGATAGTCCGCTACGCGGAATATTTTGTGGACCCGGCATTAGCGTTTGCCAACGGCTACAACGTGGTATATTCTTACCTTGTGTCTATCCCCGCAGAGATCGTGGCCGCGGCTGTGCTAGTGCAGTTCTGGTCTGACCTCAACAGTGCGATTTGGGTTACGATTTTTGGACTGCTTATGGTGTGTACGGCCTTGGTCTTTGTGCGAGTATATGGAGAGCTCGAGTTCGCTTTCTCTATGATGAAGATCTTGCTGATTATTGGAGTCAATATCATGGTAACGCTCAGCTTTCATTTCTACACCATTTGTGGGCTTTCGTGA